The Petrocella atlantisensis genome has a window encoding:
- a CDS encoding inorganic phosphate transporter, with product MNFTMATAIFLSAGLFMGWSLGGNDAANIFGTAVGTRMVKFSTAAIICSIFVILGAVLGGTGASHTLGQLGAINAIGGSFAVSASAAFTVMVMTGKGLPVSTSQAVVGAIIGWNIFGGIKTEMAVVYKIVGTWVFTPILAALFAVIFYWIIKYMVEHTKIHIVKMDKYTRYALMIAGAFGAYSLGANNIANVMGVFINVSPFATVRISENITITSTQQLFFLGALAISLGVFTYSKKVMLTVGKSIFKLSPISAFIVVLATSTVLFLFSSESLSIWLTSRNLPAFPLVPVSQSQAVVGAIMGIGLAKGGRNINMKELGRIGSGWIMTPLISMMISLLSLYILQNVFMQTVINY from the coding sequence ATGAATTTTACAATGGCAACAGCCATCTTTTTGTCTGCAGGATTGTTCATGGGATGGTCTCTTGGTGGCAATGATGCAGCTAATATTTTTGGAACTGCGGTAGGTACCAGAATGGTCAAATTTTCTACAGCTGCCATCATCTGTAGTATATTTGTTATCTTAGGCGCTGTATTAGGCGGAACAGGCGCTTCTCATACGCTTGGCCAACTGGGTGCCATCAATGCTATAGGCGGTTCATTTGCCGTGTCGGCTTCAGCTGCTTTTACAGTCATGGTGATGACGGGAAAAGGACTACCTGTATCCACATCTCAAGCAGTTGTTGGTGCAATTATCGGATGGAATATTTTTGGAGGTATAAAGACAGAAATGGCTGTGGTTTATAAAATCGTAGGTACATGGGTCTTCACCCCAATATTAGCAGCACTATTTGCAGTCATTTTTTATTGGATTATTAAATATATGGTAGAACATACTAAAATACATATTGTCAAAATGGATAAATATACAAGATATGCCTTAATGATAGCTGGTGCTTTTGGAGCGTATAGCTTAGGTGCCAACAATATTGCCAATGTCATGGGTGTTTTTATAAATGTATCTCCATTTGCAACTGTAAGGATATCTGAAAACATTACCATAACCAGTACCCAACAGCTCTTTTTTCTAGGTGCATTGGCGATCTCCCTTGGCGTATTCACTTACTCCAAGAAAGTGATGTTAACTGTAGGAAAAAGCATCTTTAAGCTCTCACCGATAAGTGCATTCATAGTGGTTTTGGCCACCTCTACGGTCCTATTTCTATTTTCCTCGGAGTCTTTAAGTATTTGGCTGACATCAAGGAACCTTCCAGCATTTCCACTGGTACCTGTATCCCAGTCTCAAGCAGTTGTTGGCGCCATTATGGGTATCGGTTTGGCAAAAGGCGGAAGAAACATTAACATGAAGGAGCTTGGAAGAATTGGATCAGGATGGATCATGACACCCCTTATATCTATGATGATTTCTTTACTTTCACTATATATTCTTCAAAATGTATTTATGCAAACAGTCATAAATTACTAA
- the thrS gene encoding threonine--tRNA ligase — protein MIITLKDGNTLEFDQKVSVLDIAKTISEGLARQALVGEVDGAIADLRDEVSDDAQVNILTFNDKAGKKAFWHSASHLLAHAVKRLYPETKLAIGPAIDNGFYYDLDRATPFSVEELALIEGEMKKIASENLEITRFELPREAAIELMKEKSEDYKVELIQDLPEDAKISFYQQGDFVDLCAGPHIVRTKDIKAFKLTSVAGAYWRGSEDNKMLTRIYGTAFPKAKDLKEYLDMIEEAKKRDHRKLGKELELFTMYDEGPGFPVFLNKGIILKDILIKYWKEIHKKNGYEEVSTPIILNKSLWETSGHWDHYRDNMYTTQIDDEDFAVKPMNCPGGMLAFKTKQHSYRDLPLRMGELGLVHRHEMSGALHGLMRVRSFTQDDAHIFMTRSQVTEEIINVINLIDEVYAKFGFSYHVELSTKPEGSIGVQEDWDMAEASLKEALDQKGMAYILNEGDGAFYGPKIDFHLRDCIGRTWQCGTIQLDFQLPQRFELEYIEHDNSKQRPIMLHRVVYGSIERFIGILIEHFAGAFPYWLAPVQVKVLPISPEFDDYAKEVMAKLDEQGVRVEGDLRNERIGYKIREGGMEKIPFLLIVGENERNAGSVSIRPFGQQKNDEMSLVDFIEKVKEL, from the coding sequence ATGATTATAACATTAAAAGATGGCAATACATTAGAATTTGATCAAAAAGTTAGTGTACTGGATATAGCAAAAACTATAAGCGAAGGCCTAGCTAGACAGGCTTTAGTCGGCGAGGTAGATGGCGCTATAGCAGACTTGAGAGACGAAGTGAGTGACGATGCCCAGGTAAATATACTTACCTTCAATGACAAAGCCGGTAAAAAAGCTTTTTGGCATTCAGCATCCCATTTGCTGGCCCATGCAGTAAAAAGACTTTATCCGGAAACAAAACTGGCAATAGGACCGGCAATAGATAATGGTTTCTACTATGATTTAGACCGTGCAACACCATTTTCTGTAGAAGAATTGGCACTCATTGAAGGTGAGATGAAGAAAATCGCATCTGAGAACTTGGAGATTACCAGATTTGAGTTGCCAAGAGAAGCGGCTATCGAACTTATGAAGGAGAAATCAGAAGACTATAAAGTTGAGTTGATTCAGGATTTACCGGAGGATGCTAAGATCTCCTTTTATCAACAAGGTGACTTTGTTGACTTATGTGCAGGTCCACATATTGTTAGAACCAAAGACATTAAGGCATTTAAGTTGACCAGTGTTGCGGGCGCCTATTGGCGTGGTTCTGAAGACAACAAGATGTTAACGAGAATCTATGGTACAGCTTTTCCTAAGGCGAAGGATCTGAAAGAATATCTAGATATGATTGAAGAAGCCAAAAAAAGAGACCATCGTAAACTAGGAAAAGAACTTGAACTCTTCACCATGTATGATGAAGGCCCAGGATTTCCCGTATTTTTAAACAAAGGTATTATTCTCAAGGATATATTGATAAAATACTGGAAAGAAATACATAAGAAAAATGGCTACGAAGAAGTATCAACGCCGATTATCTTAAACAAAAGTCTGTGGGAAACTTCGGGACATTGGGATCATTACAGGGATAACATGTACACAACTCAAATAGATGATGAAGATTTTGCGGTTAAACCAATGAACTGTCCAGGTGGCATGCTGGCTTTTAAAACAAAGCAACATTCCTATAGAGATCTACCACTTAGAATGGGCGAACTAGGTTTGGTACACCGTCATGAAATGAGTGGGGCCCTACATGGTCTTATGCGTGTAAGAAGCTTTACCCAAGATGATGCCCATATATTTATGACCAGATCACAGGTAACAGAAGAGATCATAAATGTTATTAATCTGATTGATGAAGTTTATGCAAAATTCGGTTTCAGTTACCATGTGGAGTTATCCACCAAGCCGGAAGGCAGTATTGGGGTACAAGAAGATTGGGATATGGCAGAAGCATCTTTAAAAGAAGCCTTAGATCAAAAAGGGATGGCCTATATCTTAAATGAGGGCGATGGGGCTTTCTATGGTCCTAAGATTGACTTCCATTTAAGAGACTGTATTGGACGTACTTGGCAATGTGGCACCATTCAACTCGACTTCCAATTGCCTCAGAGATTTGAGCTTGAGTACATTGAGCATGATAATTCTAAGCAAAGACCCATCATGTTACACCGTGTTGTTTATGGATCTATTGAGCGCTTTATCGGAATCCTGATAGAGCACTTTGCAGGTGCATTCCCTTACTGGTTAGCACCGGTACAAGTGAAAGTACTACCAATATCACCGGAATTTGATGATTATGCCAAAGAAGTAATGGCCAAACTCGATGAACAAGGTGTTCGTGTAGAAGGTGACCTTAGAAACGAACGTATCGGCTACAAGATCCGAGAAGGTGGTATGGAGAAAATCCCATTCCTATTAATCGTAGGCGAGAATGAGCGAAACGCCGGATCCGTCTCAATACGACCATTTGGTCAACAAAAAAATGATGAAATGTCCTTAGTAGACTTCATAGAAAAAGTCAAAGAACTATAA
- a CDS encoding 8-oxoguanine deaminase yields the protein MSSLLLKNIDHIYTFNNQEEHLEHQDLLIVNGVITAIGDNLPSATDTKIIDCEGLVALPGFVNTHHHLYQTLFRGLKEVQEKPLFPWLIGLYEFWQHLTPTAVYHGAMVGFSELLRTGCTLTADHHYVFPNGQPSTLIDEQIQAAKDIGMRFHATRGSMSLGRDHGGLPPMTVVQEESLILEDSLRLIQTYHDPSDYAMTRIALAPCSPFSVTADLMKNTALLAREHKVMMHTHLAETLDEEAFCLEKYGRRPFELMEDLGWVGKDVWYAHGIFLDDHEIHRLNGSGIAHCPSSNMKLNSGICRTSELHNIGANISIAVDGSASNDGSNMWEEVRRAYLLNHLKYGTEGLDAYNILKISTRGGAQVLGRTDTGYLAPGMAADLNLFDLSGIEYAGCHDPLVSLVCLGNHSYTKMTIVAGEIVSKDGVLQKIDTEQMAKDAHKTAVDLVRRVRG from the coding sequence ATGTCATCATTATTATTAAAGAACATTGACCACATCTATACGTTTAATAATCAGGAAGAACACTTGGAACATCAGGACCTACTCATTGTAAATGGTGTTATAACCGCTATCGGAGACAATCTACCTTCAGCTACAGATACTAAGATTATCGACTGTGAAGGTCTTGTTGCCTTACCCGGATTTGTTAACACCCATCATCATCTTTATCAAACCTTGTTCAGAGGTCTTAAGGAAGTTCAAGAAAAACCGCTTTTCCCTTGGCTGATTGGTCTTTATGAATTTTGGCAGCATCTGACGCCAACTGCCGTGTATCATGGTGCTATGGTTGGTTTCTCGGAATTGTTACGCACCGGTTGCACCTTAACTGCCGATCATCATTATGTTTTTCCAAATGGGCAGCCATCTACTTTAATTGATGAACAGATTCAAGCCGCAAAAGATATTGGTATGCGATTCCATGCCACAAGAGGTTCTATGTCTCTTGGAAGAGATCACGGCGGCTTGCCGCCCATGACGGTTGTTCAAGAAGAATCTCTTATTCTTGAAGATTCTCTTAGACTCATTCAGACGTATCATGATCCATCCGACTATGCTATGACTAGAATTGCATTGGCCCCTTGCTCACCTTTTTCAGTAACGGCTGACCTTATGAAAAATACAGCTTTACTTGCCAGAGAACATAAGGTCATGATGCATACCCATTTAGCTGAGACCTTAGATGAAGAAGCCTTCTGCTTAGAAAAATATGGACGTAGGCCTTTTGAGCTCATGGAGGATCTGGGTTGGGTCGGAAAAGATGTTTGGTACGCCCATGGCATATTCCTAGATGATCATGAAATACATCGTCTAAATGGCTCGGGTATTGCCCACTGTCCTTCTAGCAATATGAAGCTTAATAGTGGTATCTGCAGAACGTCAGAACTTCATAATATTGGTGCCAATATCAGTATTGCTGTGGACGGAAGTGCTAGTAATGATGGTTCAAATATGTGGGAGGAAGTTAGACGGGCTTACTTGCTCAATCATCTTAAGTACGGTACAGAAGGTCTAGATGCCTATAATATTCTAAAAATATCTACAAGAGGTGGCGCACAGGTTCTTGGAAGAACAGACACCGGATATCTGGCACCAGGTATGGCGGCAGATCTTAATCTCTTTGACTTATCCGGGATTGAGTATGCCGGTTGTCACGATCCTTTGGTTTCACTTGTATGTCTTGGTAATCATTCTTATACTAAGATGACCATTGTCGCAGGTGAGATTGTCTCTAAAGACGGTGTGCTACAGAAGATTGATACGGAACAAATGGCTAAAGATGCCCATAAGACTGCAGTTGATTTGGTTAGGAGAGTTAGGGGATAG
- a CDS encoding P-loop NTPase family protein codes for MRCRILIGGGDQEYNVQLIENLVLSRENHFEITLLKKKDNLEEDLNSNHYDLILLSEELMALASGMIPEDKEARMVLMVEGHTGYHLHGMHTLFKYQKVKEIESTINDLFLKVTAKEWVNKKYGNLKLIGCYSPAGGSGNTTIAQIISASKANQGYKVLFLSLESFPSYDMTYQGTSTDNLSDYMMHIMSKSNWMMGLEKMKCVDSASGIHYLMPAISEGDLSGFEQKMWLTWIDYMIEKSDYDYMVIDFAQDFLGKTLELIKKCHHKVFNVRGDVKGYKKWLVFSEDLNRLSEEEILKDKTVIINQVFPSSKLFVTEGDITLSFDDRLIEETVDGRIIFNSQSIAYEKIERLMRHV; via the coding sequence ATGCGTTGTAGAATATTAATTGGTGGGGGCGATCAAGAGTATAATGTTCAATTGATAGAAAACCTCGTTCTGTCTAGAGAGAACCATTTCGAAATAACACTACTTAAAAAAAAGGACAATCTTGAAGAAGACTTGAACTCGAATCATTATGATCTCATCTTATTAAGTGAGGAACTCATGGCATTGGCGAGTGGTATGATTCCGGAAGATAAGGAAGCGCGTATGGTGTTAATGGTTGAAGGTCATACGGGGTATCACCTTCACGGGATGCACACCCTATTTAAATATCAAAAAGTTAAAGAGATTGAGTCAACCATCAATGATCTGTTTCTTAAAGTAACAGCCAAAGAATGGGTCAACAAAAAATACGGAAACCTGAAATTAATAGGCTGTTACAGCCCAGCAGGAGGCTCCGGGAATACGACAATTGCTCAAATCATTTCAGCTTCCAAGGCGAACCAAGGTTACAAAGTACTTTTTCTAAGTTTAGAATCCTTTCCGAGTTATGATATGACCTATCAAGGCACATCAACAGATAACTTATCGGATTATATGATGCATATCATGTCAAAAAGTAATTGGATGATGGGACTTGAGAAGATGAAGTGTGTAGATTCGGCATCAGGCATCCATTATCTAATGCCTGCCATAAGCGAAGGTGACTTATCCGGCTTTGAACAAAAGATGTGGTTAACATGGATTGATTATATGATTGAAAAAAGTGACTATGACTATATGGTTATAGATTTTGCCCAAGACTTTTTAGGAAAAACCCTTGAGCTTATTAAAAAATGTCATCACAAAGTATTTAATGTACGTGGTGACGTTAAGGGATATAAAAAGTGGTTGGTATTTTCAGAAGACCTAAATAGACTAAGTGAGGAAGAAATCTTAAAGGATAAGACCGTGATTATCAATCAAGTCTTTCCATCATCCAAATTATTTGTAACAGAGGGTGATATAACACTGAGCTTTGATGATAGGTTAATAGAAGAAACGGTTGATGGCAGAATTATATTCAACAGCCAATCCATAGCTTATGAAAAAATCGAAAGGCTGATGCGTCATGTTTGA
- a CDS encoding CpaF family protein translates to MFDQKTTHDHHYCDLISEVRNEMGLMDDLLDEEVEALIETALKKMTQRTYLPLKTRLYLKEKVFNALRRLDILQPLVDDKSITEIMVNGVKDIFIERNGHVTRLDYTFDSQEQLENIIQMIVSKVNRVVNESSPICDARLADGSRINVVLPPIALKGPTLTIRKFPQKPIDMSDLVTWESISSEVALVLQTLVKAKYNIFICGGTGSGKTTFLNVLSNAIPDDERIITIEDSAELQINKVSNLVSLETRNANVEGRGTITIKDLIKSSLRMRPDRIVVGEVRGHEALDMLQAMNTGHDGSLSTGHGNSTTDMLSRLETMVLSGSAMPLEAIRQQIASAVEVMVHLGRLRDKSRKVLEVVEIVTYKEGEVIMNPLYAFREDEQSTDEKVHGQLVRSGNRLQNREKLLLSNMKECLPI, encoded by the coding sequence ATGTTTGATCAAAAGACAACCCATGATCATCATTATTGTGATTTGATAAGTGAAGTGCGTAATGAAATGGGACTCATGGATGATTTGCTGGATGAGGAAGTTGAAGCCCTTATCGAAACGGCTTTGAAAAAAATGACCCAGAGAACCTATCTACCTCTTAAAACGAGACTTTACCTAAAAGAGAAAGTATTTAATGCTCTAAGGCGGTTAGATATTCTTCAACCTCTTGTAGATGACAAAAGCATAACTGAAATCATGGTAAATGGGGTTAAAGATATTTTTATCGAAAGAAACGGTCACGTGACACGCCTGGATTATACTTTTGATTCACAAGAACAACTTGAAAATATTATTCAGATGATTGTATCAAAGGTAAATAGAGTTGTGAATGAATCCTCTCCCATATGTGACGCCAGATTGGCAGATGGATCAAGAATCAATGTGGTGCTACCACCAATTGCGTTAAAGGGACCAACGTTAACGATTAGAAAATTCCCACAAAAACCGATTGATATGTCAGATTTGGTGACTTGGGAAAGTATATCATCAGAAGTTGCCTTGGTGCTTCAAACACTTGTCAAAGCCAAATATAATATTTTCATTTGTGGCGGAACGGGTTCGGGTAAGACGACTTTTCTTAATGTTTTGTCAAACGCTATACCAGATGATGAAAGAATCATTACCATAGAAGATTCAGCAGAATTGCAGATTAACAAAGTGTCAAATCTAGTCAGTCTTGAGACAAGAAATGCCAATGTAGAAGGGCGAGGTACAATTACCATTAAAGACTTAATAAAATCATCTCTTAGAATGCGACCGGATAGAATTGTTGTAGGGGAAGTTAGGGGACACGAAGCGTTGGACATGCTCCAAGCCATGAATACCGGTCATGACGGTTCTTTGTCAACCGGACACGGGAATTCTACCACGGATATGCTAAGCCGCCTTGAAACCATGGTTCTGTCAGGATCGGCAATGCCCCTTGAGGCGATTAGGCAGCAGATAGCTTCAGCTGTTGAAGTCATGGTACATCTGGGTCGACTTAGAGATAAATCAAGAAAAGTTTTGGAAGTGGTGGAGATTGTAACCTACAAAGAGGGGGAAGTCATTATGAACCCCTTATATGCTTTTCGAGAAGATGAGCAATCAACCGATGAAAAAGTACATGGTCAATTAGTTAGAAGTGGTAATCGGCTTCAAAACCGTGAAAAATTACTCTTATCTAATATGAAGGAGTGTTTACCGATATGA